Proteins encoded by one window of Flagellimonas lutaonensis:
- a CDS encoding homocysteine S-methyltransferase family protein — protein sequence MKKIKDILQERILVLDGAMGTMLQRYAFSEEDFRGERFKDWPSSLKGNNDLLSLTQPEAIAEIHRQYFEAGADIVETNTFSGTTIAMADYGMEELVYELNYESARIAKEVADEFTKKEPNKPRFVAGSIGPTNKTASMSPDVNDPGFRAISFEELRIAYKQQVEALLDGGADILLVETVFDTLNAKAALFAIEEVKDERNIEVPIMVSGTITDASGRTLSGQTAEAFLISISHIPLLSIGFNCALGAKQLTPHLEVISAKSEFFTSAHPNAGLPNAFGEYDETPEQMADQIKEYLEKGLVNIVGGCCGTTPEHIIAIAELVKDYEPRKLVIPVGH from the coding sequence ATGAAAAAAATAAAAGACATACTGCAAGAACGAATCTTGGTATTGGATGGCGCTATGGGCACCATGTTGCAACGCTATGCGTTTTCTGAGGAAGACTTTCGCGGTGAACGCTTTAAAGATTGGCCTTCCTCACTAAAAGGAAACAATGACTTATTATCACTGACCCAGCCAGAAGCCATTGCCGAGATACACCGCCAATATTTTGAGGCAGGTGCTGATATTGTCGAGACCAATACCTTTTCGGGCACCACCATTGCCATGGCTGATTATGGTATGGAAGAACTGGTCTATGAACTCAACTATGAGTCGGCGCGTATTGCCAAAGAAGTGGCGGACGAATTCACCAAAAAAGAACCCAACAAGCCCCGTTTTGTGGCAGGCAGCATAGGCCCGACCAACAAGACCGCCAGTATGTCGCCTGATGTGAATGATCCTGGTTTTCGTGCCATTTCATTCGAAGAACTGCGTATTGCTTATAAGCAGCAAGTTGAGGCCTTGTTGGATGGCGGTGCTGATATTCTTCTGGTCGAGACTGTTTTTGATACATTGAATGCGAAAGCGGCCCTTTTTGCCATTGAAGAAGTCAAAGACGAGCGGAATATTGAGGTTCCCATTATGGTAAGCGGTACGATAACCGATGCTTCTGGAAGAACTTTGTCCGGTCAAACGGCAGAGGCATTTTTAATTTCCATATCGCATATTCCATTGCTGTCTATTGGTTTCAATTGTGCTTTGGGAGCCAAACAGTTGACTCCCCATTTAGAGGTGATTTCAGCCAAATCGGAGTTTTTTACTTCGGCCCACCCCAATGCGGGCCTACCGAATGCCTTTGGTGAATATGACGAAACCCCGGAACAGATGGCCGATCAGATTAAGGAATATTTGGAAAAAGGGTTGGTGAATATTGTGGGAGGCTGTTGTGGCACCACTCCTGAACATATTATAGCCATTGCTGAATTGGTAAAGGATTACGAACCAAGAAAACTTGTCATTCCTGTTGGTCATTGA
- the metH gene encoding methionine synthase gives MENNEKRYLKLSGLEPLVITPESNFINVGERTNVAGSKKFLRLIKEEKYDEALEVARHQVEGGAQIIDINMDDGLIDGKEAMVKFLNLVVAEPDIARVPIMIDSSKWEIIEAGLQVVQGKCVVNSISLKEGEEEFIRQAKLIKRYGAAVIVMAFDEVGQADNLERRIEIAERSYRILVHNVGFPPEDIIFDLNIFPVATGMDEHKRNALDFIEGTKWVRENLPHCSVSGGVSNVSFSFRGNNPVREAMHSVFLYHAIKAGMNMGIVNPTLLEVYDDIPKDLLEHVEDVILNRRDDATERLLEFAETVQGKARENKVDLQWRNEPLQDRITRALVKGIDQFIVEDVEEARQQASKPLEVIEGHLMTGMNVVGDLFGSGKMFLPQVVKSARVMKKAVAYLEPFIEEEKKSNADATAGKPAGKILMATVKGDVHDIGKNIVSVVLACNNYEIVDLGVMVPPEKITKKAKEENVDIIGLSGLITPSLDEMVFLAKEMEHQNFKVPLLIGGATTSKAHTAVKIDPVYSQAVVHVNDASRAVTVVGDLLQKETSGQYKKSIKLDYESFREKFLNRTKQKEYLSLAEARKNKLRIDFKESDIKKPNQLGVQVLEDFDLKKLVNFIDWTPFFRSWDLHGKYPTILRDQVVGVQASELFDDAQKLLEKVLDGKLLHGKAVFGLFPANSINDDDIALQLRSGPKKSKDWSLSRVEATQEMVFRTLRQQLKKRAGVPNIALADFIAPKETGIQDYIGCFCVSAGFGTEELALEFEKNHDDYNAIMIKALADRLAEAFAEYLHKEVRTKYWGYDDKENLDNEALIDEKYRGIRPAPGYPACPDHLEKLTIWEVLDVEKNIGVKLTDSLAMWPAASVSGYYFAHPQAKYFGLGKIKKDQVEDFAKRKGITIEKAKKWLAPNILEE, from the coding sequence ATGGAAAACAACGAAAAAAGATATCTGAAACTAAGCGGCCTTGAACCTTTGGTCATCACTCCCGAAAGCAATTTCATCAATGTGGGGGAGCGAACCAATGTGGCAGGTTCCAAAAAGTTCTTGCGTCTCATTAAAGAAGAGAAGTATGATGAAGCATTGGAAGTCGCTCGGCATCAGGTAGAGGGTGGGGCCCAAATTATAGACATCAATATGGATGATGGCCTCATTGACGGTAAGGAAGCCATGGTCAAATTCTTGAATTTGGTGGTCGCCGAACCCGACATTGCCCGTGTGCCCATCATGATAGATTCTTCCAAATGGGAAATCATTGAGGCAGGGCTGCAGGTGGTGCAGGGCAAGTGTGTGGTGAATTCCATCAGTTTAAAGGAAGGTGAGGAAGAATTCATCCGACAGGCAAAATTGATAAAACGCTATGGCGCAGCCGTCATTGTCATGGCCTTTGATGAGGTTGGGCAGGCAGATAACTTGGAGCGTCGCATTGAAATTGCCGAACGTTCTTACAGAATATTGGTCCACAATGTAGGTTTCCCGCCAGAGGATATCATCTTTGACCTCAATATTTTTCCCGTGGCCACGGGCATGGATGAACACAAACGCAATGCGTTGGATTTTATCGAGGGCACGAAATGGGTGCGTGAAAACCTTCCCCATTGCAGTGTGAGCGGGGGTGTGAGTAATGTATCCTTTTCATTCCGTGGCAACAATCCTGTGCGTGAGGCCATGCACTCTGTTTTTCTGTACCATGCCATCAAGGCGGGGATGAACATGGGCATTGTAAATCCGACCCTTTTGGAAGTCTATGATGACATTCCGAAAGATTTATTGGAGCATGTAGAGGATGTAATCCTCAACCGTCGAGATGATGCCACAGAACGATTGCTGGAATTTGCGGAAACGGTGCAGGGAAAAGCAAGGGAAAACAAGGTCGATTTGCAATGGAGAAACGAGCCACTGCAAGACCGAATCACCCGTGCCTTGGTCAAGGGCATTGATCAATTCATTGTAGAAGATGTCGAAGAAGCTAGACAACAAGCCTCAAAACCATTGGAGGTCATCGAAGGCCATTTGATGACCGGAATGAATGTGGTGGGCGACCTGTTTGGCAGTGGAAAAATGTTTCTGCCACAAGTGGTGAAATCTGCACGGGTCATGAAAAAGGCGGTGGCCTATCTCGAACCATTTATCGAAGAGGAAAAAAAGAGCAATGCCGATGCCACAGCTGGTAAACCAGCAGGAAAAATTCTTATGGCCACGGTCAAGGGTGATGTGCACGACATCGGTAAAAACATTGTTTCGGTGGTTTTGGCCTGCAATAATTATGAGATTGTGGATTTGGGAGTGATGGTGCCGCCTGAAAAAATCACCAAAAAGGCAAAAGAAGAAAATGTTGATATCATTGGCCTGAGCGGGTTGATTACTCCCTCCCTTGATGAGATGGTCTTTTTGGCCAAGGAAATGGAGCATCAAAATTTCAAAGTTCCTTTGTTGATAGGGGGAGCAACCACGAGCAAGGCCCATACCGCAGTAAAGATAGACCCGGTTTACAGCCAAGCAGTTGTGCACGTGAACGATGCCTCTCGGGCGGTAACGGTGGTCGGTGATTTGTTGCAGAAAGAAACATCAGGGCAGTACAAAAAATCCATTAAACTGGATTATGAGAGTTTCCGTGAGAAATTCTTGAATCGCACCAAGCAAAAAGAATATCTATCTCTTGCGGAAGCCCGAAAAAATAAATTGCGAATCGATTTCAAAGAATCTGACATCAAAAAGCCCAATCAATTGGGAGTTCAGGTCTTGGAGGATTTTGATTTGAAAAAACTGGTCAATTTCATCGACTGGACACCTTTTTTCCGTAGTTGGGATCTGCATGGGAAGTATCCAACCATTTTAAGGGATCAAGTTGTGGGTGTGCAGGCTTCTGAGTTGTTCGATGATGCACAAAAACTACTTGAAAAGGTACTTGATGGAAAATTGTTGCACGGCAAGGCTGTTTTTGGGTTGTTTCCTGCCAACTCAATCAATGATGATGACATCGCCCTTCAGTTACGCTCAGGGCCCAAAAAAAGCAAAGATTGGTCGCTGAGCAGAGTCGAAGCGACCCAAGAAATGGTATTCAGAACCCTCCGCCAACAACTCAAAAAACGGGCAGGGGTACCCAATATCGCCTTGGCCGATTTCATTGCCCCAAAAGAAACGGGAATACAAGACTATATTGGTTGTTTTTGTGTTTCGGCGGGTTTCGGCACCGAAGAATTGGCTTTGGAATTCGAGAAAAACCATGATGATTACAATGCCATCATGATCAAGGCATTGGCCGATCGTTTGGCCGAGGCATTTGCCGAGTACCTGCACAAAGAAGTGCGCACGAAATACTGGGGCTATGACGACAAAGAAAATTTAGACAATGAGGCGCTGATTGATGAAAAATACAGGGGCATTCGTCCAGCACCTGGGTATCCCGCCTGTCCTGACCATTTAGAGAAGTTGACCATTTGGGAGGTATTGGACGTTGAGAAAAACATCGGTGTGAAATTGACCGACAGTTTGGCCATGTGGCCAGCGGCCAGTGTAAGTGGTTACTATTTTGCCCACCCACAGGCCAAATATTTTGGGTTGGGAAAAATTAAAAAGGACCAAGTTGAAGATTTTGCAAAACGCAAGGGAATTACTATCGAGAAAGCAAAAAAGTGGCTTGCACCGAATATTTTGGAAGAGTAA
- the metF gene encoding methylenetetrahydrofolate reductase [NAD(P)H], producing MKVTEHIKKAKDETLFSFEIIPPVKGKSIQELYDNIDPLMEFKPPFIDVTTSREEYIYIDRDGLLDKKLTRMRPGTLGICASIKHKYDVDTVPHVLCGGFTKEETEYLLVDCHYLGIDNVMALRGDAMKEEKYFEPTKGGHRYASDLVKQIQRLNCGEYLHEVVETDNCADFCVGVAGYPEKHMEAPSMNSDLKRLKQKVDLGADYVVTQMFFDNQKFFDFVEAARKIGIEVPIIPGIKPIAIKRHLQLLPQVFRVDIPQDLVDAVEACKNNKEVRQVGIEWCIEQSKELKKAGVPVLHYYSMGKSDNIKAIAEAVF from the coding sequence ATGAAGGTAACTGAACATATAAAAAAGGCGAAAGACGAAACATTGTTCTCCTTTGAGATTATACCGCCCGTCAAAGGAAAAAGCATTCAAGAACTCTATGATAATATTGACCCGCTGATGGAGTTCAAGCCACCCTTTATCGATGTGACCACCTCACGAGAAGAATATATCTATATTGACCGCGACGGACTATTGGATAAAAAGCTGACCCGTATGCGACCGGGTACGTTGGGCATTTGCGCTTCTATCAAACACAAGTACGATGTAGATACGGTGCCCCATGTACTCTGCGGTGGATTCACCAAGGAAGAGACGGAGTATCTCTTGGTCGATTGTCATTATTTGGGCATCGATAACGTGATGGCACTTCGGGGCGATGCCATGAAAGAAGAAAAATATTTTGAACCCACCAAAGGGGGGCATAGGTATGCATCCGATCTTGTAAAACAGATCCAAAGGCTGAATTGTGGTGAATATCTGCATGAGGTTGTTGAAACCGACAACTGCGCCGATTTTTGTGTAGGGGTGGCGGGCTACCCCGAAAAGCACATGGAAGCACCATCGATGAACTCTGATTTGAAGCGGTTGAAACAAAAGGTCGATTTGGGAGCCGATTATGTGGTCACCCAAATGTTTTTTGACAATCAAAAGTTCTTTGACTTTGTCGAGGCCGCTCGTAAAATAGGCATCGAGGTGCCCATTATTCCCGGTATCAAGCCCATTGCGATAAAAAGGCATTTGCAACTGCTTCCGCAAGTGTTCAGGGTTGATATTCCGCAAGACCTCGTTGATGCCGTAGAGGCCTGTAAGAACAATAAAGAGGTGCGTCAAGTGGGTATCGAATGGTGTATCGAGCAATCAAAAGAGCTGAAAAAAGCAGGTGTGCCCGTACTGCACTATTATTCGATGGGTAAATCGGACAATATTAAGGCGATTGCCGAAGCCGTGTTTTAG
- a CDS encoding acyloxyacyl hydrolase — MKRLLPIFFLVGCFFGFSQAEKPVKKYTLDISQFKGSILLHNPDISHLITAHPGGIIVGFNRKRYGHEDWEAEYGYPDTGFSFVYQNMNNPTLGQNFGLYAHYNFYFFKRNLQFRIGQGIAYNTNPYDKNTNFRNNAYGTHLLSTTMAMINYHKENLVAGLGLKAGISLVHYSNANFKAPNTSTNTMALNFGLTYDLDGGVEHAYLKPEKKEKITEPIRYNLVLRGGVNESDVVNSGRYGFYILSAYADKRLGRKSALQIGGDLFYSNFLKELIRFRSISFPEEEVAADTDFKRVGLFVGHELFINKMSIVTQLGYYVYYPFDFEGRTYNRIGLKRYFGDKVFGAITLKSHAAKAEAVEFGIGIRL; from the coding sequence ATGAAGCGCTTGCTCCCCATTTTTTTTCTGGTCGGATGTTTCTTTGGATTTTCCCAAGCGGAAAAGCCAGTCAAGAAATACACCCTCGACATTAGTCAGTTCAAGGGCAGTATCTTGCTTCACAATCCCGATATTTCACATTTGATCACGGCACATCCTGGCGGAATTATTGTGGGCTTCAACCGAAAACGCTACGGACATGAAGATTGGGAAGCTGAATACGGGTATCCCGACACCGGTTTTTCGTTTGTCTATCAAAATATGAACAACCCGACCTTGGGGCAGAATTTTGGGCTGTATGCCCACTACAATTTTTATTTTTTCAAGCGTAATTTACAATTCCGCATTGGCCAGGGCATTGCCTACAATACAAACCCGTATGACAAGAATACCAATTTTCGAAATAACGCCTACGGCACGCACCTGCTGAGCACGACCATGGCCATGATCAATTATCACAAAGAAAATTTGGTAGCGGGCTTGGGGCTGAAAGCGGGTATTTCGCTCGTCCACTATTCAAACGCCAATTTTAAGGCGCCGAATACCTCGACCAATACCATGGCCCTCAATTTCGGACTGACATACGATTTGGATGGAGGAGTGGAGCATGCATATTTGAAACCTGAAAAAAAGGAAAAAATAACCGAGCCCATTCGCTATAATCTGGTACTGCGGGGCGGGGTAAACGAAAGTGATGTGGTGAATTCGGGCCGATATGGCTTCTACATTCTTTCGGCCTATGCCGACAAGCGTTTGGGCCGAAAAAGTGCCCTGCAAATCGGTGGTGACCTATTCTATTCCAATTTTTTGAAGGAATTGATACGGTTTCGCAGTATTTCCTTTCCTGAGGAAGAAGTGGCTGCCGATACCGATTTTAAAAGAGTCGGACTATTTGTGGGCCACGAACTGTTCATCAACAAAATGAGCATCGTCACCCAGTTGGGTTATTATGTGTACTATCCCTTTGATTTTGAGGGAAGGACATACAACAGAATAGGACTCAAACGCTATTTTGGTGATAAGGTTTTTGGAGCCATCACATTGAAATCACATGCCGCCAAAGCAGAGGCCGTTGAGTTTGGGATTGGAATACGTTTATAG
- a CDS encoding head GIN domain-containing protein yields the protein MLIGSEFGIWNLEFAVVKRSLWISVTLLLFSCNSENAPDCFQNAGDLKRIEVAVPSFTNITVFENLNLVLKQGDEQKVEIESGEFLLNEISAEVEDGRLVLRNDNSCNFIRDYGLSTVYVTSPNIEQVRSSTGLLVSSDGVLNYPSLSLVSESFNNPEAETTDGSFEMEVASETVTIVVNGIAYFKLRGTTTDFNITVAAGDTRIEGEGLVAENVQINHRGTNDVLVNPQQRLSGIIRGTGNVISINRPPEIEVEELFNGRLIFRD from the coding sequence ATGTTGATCGGTTCGGAATTTGGAATTTGGAATTTGGAATTTGCAGTGGTAAAGCGAAGTCTTTGGATTTCGGTCACATTGCTACTGTTTTCCTGCAACTCAGAAAACGCCCCTGATTGCTTCCAAAATGCGGGCGACCTGAAACGAATTGAGGTGGCAGTTCCGTCCTTTACAAATATTACCGTCTTTGAAAATCTCAATCTGGTGCTCAAGCAGGGCGACGAGCAAAAAGTCGAAATCGAATCTGGTGAATTCTTGCTCAACGAAATATCCGCGGAAGTTGAGGATGGCCGATTGGTGCTGAGAAATGACAATAGTTGTAATTTTATAAGGGATTATGGACTTTCGACCGTATATGTGACCTCACCGAACATCGAGCAGGTACGAAGCAGTACGGGCCTGTTGGTGTCAAGTGACGGGGTGCTGAATTACCCAAGCCTGTCGTTGGTTTCAGAAAGTTTCAATAATCCGGAAGCAGAGACCACCGATGGATCATTTGAAATGGAAGTTGCCTCAGAAACAGTGACCATTGTGGTAAATGGCATTGCCTATTTCAAATTGCGGGGTACGACTACCGATTTCAACATAACGGTCGCGGCAGGCGACACCAGAATTGAAGGGGAGGGATTGGTCGCCGAAAATGTACAAATTAACCATCGGGGCACCAACGACGTGCTTGTGAATCCACAACAACGCTTATCGGGCATAATTCGTGGTACGGGCAATGTGATCAGCATAAACCGACCCCCTGAAATCGAGGTGGAGGAACTGTTCAATGGCCGTTTGATTTTTAGGGATTAA
- a CDS encoding serine hydrolase domain-containing protein: MELADALFHDLVAEKKVPGMAVTILRDGVTLLQKGYGFADLENKTAVDPKKTVFRIASISKCIAGFALGKMVEEGLIDLDASFYEYVPYYPKKKHDFTIRQLASHTAGIRAYRGKEFALNKPYSIKRGIEVFKNDPLVFEPGKGYLYNSFDFVLLSLAMQEASGIPFERYVKEKILDPLGMNNTFPEKIISTPLNDQFDKKSVAERSRSYTKTATGFKKAVEVNNFYKLAGGGYLSTSDDIAQFGQAILERKLLAPETYIELLALQIVNGRPTYYGLGFQVSQDAHVRPFVGHVGSSVGAYTNFFVYPDERLVVSLLINCTDPKVQHQLDSAIHAAINNKAFLA; the protein is encoded by the coding sequence TTGGAATTGGCAGATGCCCTCTTTCATGATCTTGTGGCCGAAAAAAAGGTGCCCGGTATGGCGGTCACCATTTTAAGGGATGGTGTAACCCTGCTTCAAAAAGGCTATGGTTTTGCAGATTTGGAAAACAAGACCGCCGTGGATCCCAAGAAAACAGTTTTTAGGATTGCCAGTATTTCAAAGTGCATTGCAGGTTTTGCTTTGGGAAAGATGGTTGAGGAAGGCCTTATCGATTTGGATGCCTCCTTCTATGAATATGTACCCTATTATCCAAAGAAAAAACACGATTTCACGATTCGCCAATTGGCATCGCACACTGCCGGAATCAGAGCGTACCGCGGAAAGGAGTTTGCCTTGAACAAACCCTATTCCATCAAGCGGGGCATCGAGGTCTTTAAAAACGACCCTTTGGTCTTTGAACCGGGCAAGGGCTATCTCTACAACAGTTTCGACTTTGTGTTGCTCTCTTTGGCCATGCAAGAGGCCAGTGGTATTCCGTTTGAGAGGTATGTAAAAGAAAAGATCCTTGACCCTTTGGGAATGAACAATACTTTTCCCGAAAAAATCATTTCGACTCCGCTCAATGATCAATTTGACAAAAAATCGGTAGCTGAGCGAAGTCGAAGCTACACCAAAACGGCCACGGGCTTCAAAAAAGCGGTGGAGGTCAACAATTTCTACAAATTGGCCGGGGGCGGCTACCTCTCCACCAGCGATGACATCGCCCAATTCGGGCAGGCCATTTTAGAGCGTAAACTACTTGCCCCTGAGACGTATATAGAGCTCTTGGCCCTACAGATCGTAAATGGCAGGCCCACTTACTACGGACTTGGTTTTCAGGTAAGCCAAGACGCCCATGTCAGACCCTTTGTAGGCCATGTGGGCAGCAGTGTGGGGGCTTACACCAACTTTTTCGTGTATCCCGATGAGCGATTGGTGGTTTCTTTATTGATTAATTGTACGGATCCGAAAGTGCAGCATCAGCTTGATTCCGCAATTCATGCAGCCATAAATAATAAGGCATTTCTTGCCTAG
- a CDS encoding MarR family winged helix-turn-helix transcriptional regulator, with translation MGKKAYNSEQRQNDLSRKISTGLERISQAYKALLWNKAKVFGLSPIQIQILIFLAHHKRELCNVSLLAQEFNVTKPTISDAVRVLESKKMIIKDYSSPDNRSYTILLSGLGDEVVKQTEDFDDPVALQVEGLKTNEKEALFRILAKLIFQLNRMGILTVQRTCYGCKFYQKSTENHYCNLLEKPLMDSEIRLDCPEFEEKSI, from the coding sequence ATGGGGAAAAAGGCATATAATTCGGAACAACGTCAAAATGATCTTTCAAGAAAGATCAGTACGGGTTTGGAGCGAATCTCGCAGGCCTATAAGGCCTTGCTTTGGAACAAGGCAAAGGTCTTTGGTCTCAGCCCCATTCAGATACAGATCTTGATTTTTTTGGCACACCACAAGCGCGAGCTCTGCAATGTGAGCCTATTGGCACAAGAGTTCAATGTCACCAAACCTACCATCAGCGATGCCGTCAGGGTGCTTGAAAGCAAAAAAATGATCATTAAAGACTATTCCTCACCTGACAACCGATCTTATACCATTTTACTCTCGGGCCTTGGGGATGAGGTGGTCAAACAGACCGAAGACTTTGACGACCCCGTGGCCTTGCAGGTTGAGGGGCTTAAAACCAACGAAAAGGAAGCGCTTTTCAGAATCTTGGCAAAGTTGATTTTTCAACTGAACCGTATGGGTATTTTAACGGTACAGCGCACCTGCTACGGCTGTAAGTTCTATCAAAAGAGTACCGAAAATCACTATTGCAACCTGCTCGAAAAACCGTTGATGGACAGTGAAATCCGATTGGATTGCCCTGAATTTGAAGAAAAGTCAATTTAG
- the gldA gene encoding gliding motility-associated ABC transporter ATP-binding subunit GldA: MSITVNNITKTFGQQKALNEVSFSIKKGETVGFLGPNGAGKSTMMRILTTYYRADEGSAEVNGFNVSEDVGQVQKSIGYLPEHNPLYLDMYVKEYLGFNADVYKVAKSRIDEIIELTGLTPEAHKKIGQLSKGYRQRVGLAAALLHDPEVLILDEPTTGLDPNQLIEIRKLIREIGKEKTILLSTHIMKEVEAVCDRVIIINKGQIVADKKLKDLREDSEQIIEVEFDYRVEEVLLNKLPNVAAVKNTAGFVYEITFDTSRDMRPAVFDFAHDNKLKCLQLSRKNKNLEALFTELTN, encoded by the coding sequence ATGTCCATCACCGTCAACAACATCACCAAGACCTTCGGTCAGCAAAAAGCATTGAACGAGGTCAGCTTCTCCATTAAAAAAGGGGAAACTGTTGGCTTTCTTGGACCCAACGGGGCCGGCAAGTCGACCATGATGCGCATATTGACCACCTATTACCGAGCCGACGAAGGCTCTGCCGAGGTCAACGGGTTCAATGTGTCAGAAGATGTTGGACAGGTTCAAAAGAGTATCGGGTACCTACCGGAACACAATCCGTTATACCTTGATATGTATGTCAAAGAGTATCTGGGTTTCAATGCCGATGTCTATAAAGTGGCCAAAAGCCGGATAGACGAAATAATTGAATTAACAGGATTAACGCCCGAGGCACACAAAAAGATAGGGCAGCTTTCAAAAGGGTATCGCCAAAGGGTGGGTCTGGCAGCCGCACTGTTGCACGACCCCGAAGTGTTGATCTTGGACGAACCCACCACTGGGCTCGACCCCAACCAACTTATCGAAATCAGAAAATTGATACGTGAGATTGGGAAAGAAAAAACCATTCTACTCTCAACGCACATCATGAAAGAGGTAGAGGCGGTATGCGACAGGGTCATCATTATCAATAAGGGGCAAATCGTGGCCGACAAGAAGTTGAAAGACCTACGCGAAGATTCAGAGCAAATAATTGAAGTGGAGTTCGATTATCGGGTCGAGGAAGTATTGCTGAACAAACTTCCCAACGTGGCCGCTGTTAAAAATACTGCTGGTTTTGTGTACGAAATCACTTTTGACACCTCTAGGGACATGCGCCCCGCCGTTTTCGACTTTGCCCATGACAATAAATTGAAGTGTCTTCAATTAAGTAGGAAGAACAAGAATCTGGAAGCATTGTTCACTGAGTTGACCAACTAA
- a CDS encoding prephenate dehydratase: MGLKIAIQGIKGSNHHQVAKEFFGQNIELVECLSFDKMIDHLLNGTADKGVMAIENSIAGSIIPNYNLVCQNKLHIIGEHYLNIHHNLMVLNGQTIDDLEEVRSHPMALLQCMDFLKQYPHVKLVEDVDTAETAKQIQEGQLRHIGAIAPKAAAELYGLTIIAPEIQTIKNNATRFIVIKKQNKVLPKEEINKASLRFITDHKRGSLATVLNVMSDCNLNLTKIQSLPVIETPWKYAFFVDVTFGQYDHFAKAKSLLEIMSEDFTVLGEYKNALLP, from the coding sequence ATGGGTTTAAAAATCGCCATACAGGGAATCAAGGGAAGCAACCACCATCAGGTGGCCAAAGAATTCTTTGGCCAAAATATTGAATTGGTCGAGTGCCTTTCTTTTGATAAAATGATCGACCATTTGCTGAATGGCACGGCGGACAAAGGGGTAATGGCCATCGAAAACTCGATTGCCGGCAGCATTATTCCGAACTACAATTTGGTGTGCCAGAACAAGCTGCACATTATTGGCGAACATTATTTGAACATTCACCATAATTTAATGGTGCTGAACGGGCAAACCATTGATGATTTAGAGGAGGTACGGTCGCATCCCATGGCATTGCTACAGTGCATGGATTTTTTGAAGCAGTACCCCCATGTAAAATTGGTAGAGGATGTCGATACTGCAGAAACGGCCAAACAAATCCAAGAAGGACAACTGAGGCATATTGGGGCGATCGCACCAAAGGCAGCCGCAGAATTGTATGGCCTTACCATTATCGCGCCAGAGATCCAGACCATTAAAAATAATGCCACGCGGTTTATTGTCATCAAAAAACAGAACAAGGTGTTGCCCAAAGAGGAAATCAACAAGGCTTCGCTTCGGTTTATCACAGACCACAAACGGGGCAGTTTGGCAACTGTTCTGAACGTAATGAGCGATTGTAACCTGAACTTGACCAAAATACAATCGCTGCCAGTGATCGAAACCCCTTGGAAATATGCTTTTTTTGTGGATGTGACCTTTGGGCAGTACGATCATTTTGCCAAGGCGAAGTCTTTATTGGAAATAATGTCGGAAGATTTTACCGTTTTGGGTGAATACAAAAATGCGCTGTTACCATGA